A single genomic interval of Methyloceanibacter caenitepidi harbors:
- a CDS encoding ribonuclease HII, producing the protein MESPSPPQACLPNFDLEAKMMDLHGVPVAGVDEAGRGPWAGPVVVAAVVLDPDRIPDGLNDSKLLTAQAREDRYEEIVATARVSVVIGQVRRIDRDNILQATLWGMRTAFRSLEIPNAAALVDGNAVPKRFPGKVRAVIGGDGKSLSIAAASIVAKVTRDRIMVKLAKRYRGYGWENNKGYGTPEHASGIERHGLCPHHRRSFAPIQRILAEGCEMVGAGDD; encoded by the coding sequence ATGGAATCGCCATCGCCCCCGCAAGCCTGCCTGCCGAACTTCGATCTCGAAGCGAAGATGATGGATCTTCACGGTGTGCCCGTGGCGGGTGTCGACGAGGCGGGGCGCGGACCCTGGGCCGGTCCCGTTGTCGTGGCTGCGGTTGTTCTCGATCCCGATCGTATCCCCGACGGACTAAACGACTCGAAACTCCTCACCGCGCAGGCCCGCGAGGATCGCTATGAGGAGATCGTGGCGACGGCGCGCGTCTCGGTCGTCATCGGGCAGGTGCGCCGCATCGATCGCGACAACATACTGCAAGCCACCTTGTGGGGCATGCGCACGGCATTTCGCAGTTTGGAGATTCCCAATGCCGCTGCGCTGGTCGACGGCAATGCCGTTCCAAAGCGCTTTCCCGGCAAAGTCCGGGCCGTGATCGGCGGCGACGGAAAATCGCTCTCGATCGCCGCCGCCTCCATCGTGGCGAAGGTGACCCGCGACCGGATTATGGTGAAGCTCGCCAAACGCTATCGCGGCTATGGCTGGGAGAACAACAAGGGCTACGGCACGCCGGAACATGCCAGCGGCATCGAACGGCACGGCCTGTGCCCGCACCATCGCCGCTCCTTCGCGCCAATCCAACGCATTCTAGCGGAAGGCTGCGAAATGGTTGGTGCCGGGGACGACTAA
- a CDS encoding alpha/beta fold hydrolase has product MADTIVMVHGVNCGGWCFDPFRAVFEARGFECLTPDLIGHGADKANGIQKLTGVGISDYRTQMRDLVAALPKKPILLGHSLGAVIAQQLAAEGLAEKLVLASPAPRAGILPSTDGQKQLCQDLMSLGAFWTRAFDPNFEIASAIRLNRLPPDRQRQVFEAFGPESGRALFELFFWMFDRTAAAAVDTAAVACPVLTLSGTEDNVVPLAAAKETADAYPGSPFWALEGHAHMLVVEEGADEIAGRIADWLEGEPRRNTDDSD; this is encoded by the coding sequence ATGGCAGACACGATCGTCATGGTGCACGGCGTCAATTGCGGCGGCTGGTGCTTTGACCCCTTTAGGGCCGTGTTCGAGGCGCGCGGGTTCGAGTGCCTGACGCCTGATCTCATCGGGCACGGGGCCGACAAGGCGAACGGAATCCAAAAGCTCACCGGCGTCGGCATCAGCGACTACCGCACCCAGATGCGCGATCTCGTCGCTGCGCTCCCGAAAAAGCCGATCCTGCTAGGTCATTCTTTGGGGGCGGTCATCGCGCAGCAGCTCGCCGCCGAAGGACTTGCCGAGAAGCTCGTCCTGGCGAGCCCGGCGCCGCGCGCGGGCATTCTGCCGTCTACGGACGGACAGAAGCAGCTTTGCCAAGACTTGATGTCGCTAGGGGCCTTTTGGACGCGCGCCTTCGATCCGAATTTCGAGATCGCCTCCGCGATCAGACTCAACCGCCTGCCGCCGGACAGGCAAAGACAAGTGTTCGAGGCGTTCGGGCCCGAGTCCGGCCGGGCCCTGTTCGAGCTGTTCTTCTGGATGTTCGACCGTACGGCCGCGGCCGCAGTCGATACGGCGGCCGTAGCCTGTCCGGTCCTGACCCTGTCCGGCACCGAGGACAATGTCGTGCCTCTGGCTGCGGCGAAAGAAACGGCGGACGCCTATCCCGGGAGTCCGTTCTGGGCGCTCGAAGGCCACGCCCACATGCTGGTGGTGGAAGAGGGCGCCGACGAGATCGCCGGCCGCATCGCCGACTGGCTCGAAGGGGAGCCTCGTCGCAACACCGATGACTCGGATTGA
- a CDS encoding Rrf2 family transcriptional regulator yields MNKDTRLSDVLHVLVHMEQVGEPLTSKVLARSMGTNPAVFRRTMAGLRDAGLVHSGKGHGGGWQLARPLRQVTLLAVYEALGRPKLFAIGNRSGNPDCLVEQNVNAVMQDTMAEAEALFVERFGTITLDEIAPRRPVPISVHAKI; encoded by the coding sequence TTGAACAAGGACACTCGGCTATCCGACGTTCTCCATGTTCTCGTGCACATGGAGCAAGTGGGAGAGCCACTCACCTCCAAAGTGCTGGCACGAAGCATGGGCACAAACCCGGCCGTGTTCCGGCGTACCATGGCGGGCCTGCGCGATGCGGGTCTTGTCCACTCGGGCAAGGGGCATGGCGGGGGGTGGCAGCTGGCCCGCCCATTGCGGCAGGTCACGCTCTTGGCCGTCTACGAGGCGCTTGGCCGTCCCAAGCTTTTCGCCATCGGCAATCGCAGCGGTAATCCGGACTGCCTGGTGGAACAGAACGTCAATGCAGTCATGCAGGACACGATGGCCGAGGCGGAAGCGTTGTTTGTCGAACGCTTCGGCACGATCACGCTGGATGAGATAGCCCCGCGCCGGCCGGTGCCGATCTCGGTCCATGCCAAGATATGA
- a CDS encoding TIGR04282 family arsenosugar biosynthesis glycosyltransferase, giving the protein MPSLVVPSLIAPSLIVMAKQPKAGAVKRRLARGIGAVAAARFQRTTLRHTLMRLGTDPRWRTYLAVTPDSALAGSCWPSWPRISRIPQGQGDLEDRMQTLFDRMPSGPVVLVGSDIPGISRTHIADAFRLLGQADAVFGPAQDGGYWLVGFKRSPGRLAPFDDVPWSTDQALAATCANLKGRKIAFTATLSDVDTADDLESQRAFAERLIRPT; this is encoded by the coding sequence GTGCCAAGTCTTGTCGTGCCAAGTCTCATCGCGCCAAGCCTCATCGTCATGGCCAAGCAGCCGAAAGCCGGCGCCGTGAAGCGGCGCCTCGCGCGCGGCATTGGCGCCGTCGCGGCCGCGCGGTTCCAACGCACGACGTTGCGCCACACCCTGATGCGGCTCGGGACCGATCCGCGCTGGCGGACCTACCTCGCGGTTACGCCCGATTCTGCGCTTGCGGGTTCCTGCTGGCCGTCATGGCCGCGCATATCGCGCATTCCCCAAGGTCAAGGCGATCTCGAAGACCGCATGCAGACATTGTTCGATCGCATGCCTTCGGGCCCGGTCGTGCTCGTCGGCAGCGATATCCCGGGGATCTCTCGCACCCATATCGCCGATGCCTTCCGGCTGCTTGGCCAGGCGGACGCCGTGTTCGGCCCGGCGCAAGACGGCGGCTATTGGCTGGTCGGGTTCAAGCGAAGTCCCGGTCGGCTCGCCCCCTTTGATGATGTGCCGTGGTCCACGGATCAAGCGCTTGCGGCCACGTGCGCGAACCTGAAAGGGCGGAAGATCGCGTTCACAGCCACGCTGAGCGATGTGGACACCGCCGACGACTTGGAGAGCCAGCGCGCCTTCGCCGAGCGCCTCATTCGGCCTACTTGA
- a CDS encoding autotransporter domain-containing protein, whose protein sequence is MGQLSGTSRRRRLLLSSAALMGTLTGYARDTYAATNCTYAGLVGNTALYTCSGAHNAPETITHNNTTSLAVSVPEGDYFRNGTPGSLVSPNALVITGYGAVSFIDPNAASYLYAERDGLRITSSGDTVGATPGSVYVNTAATIYSRIREGLEARNHGSGSIEVKASGNVTGYDSGIVVRDYGNSTASITATGVVTSTNGFGVRGYTGANNTGLTINAAEVMGDLRGIDASHNGGGMLQITATGAVTGTDEFGIHGYSGADSTGQTITAHKTVTGYRAGIQGTHEGSGVLSITATGDMIATGNGFAYQGIAAYTGLASSGLTVNAVNAEGAEGIRAYHAGTGSIEVTATGTVTGRGSLGILAAALDNQAGAMTINANEVTGALVGIHADHYYGSGALTVTATGAVTGNILHGIIAAGGRNTEGVTVNAAAVTGGDEAIQAELQGSGALSVTTTGAVDGVSYGVHTTNEGTGATEITTKAAVTATNGEGIFAFGDSNTTSMTIHAGAVTGSNKGINADHIGRGALEIIATGAVTGTNEFGIKAYSAQGTGLTIRADNNVTGHRAIYAMHRGSGALTITTRGDATGTVLQGIFAYTSYDSSSLTINAVNAKGSEGIQADHAGSGPLSIVTHGAVVGDSLGVHALNFGSGVTNITVNAGSSVTSKGPGGNDFSIESSLAPTNLTVAGALNGGGGGAVLFDQGQALDDRVELHPTAQITGNVFAGPGIDTLAFGGSGNGAFNLSKIDTGAATKQFQSFETFRLESGAWSFNGTTTAAFTQTGGTLGGNPTFGGLNVLGGTLAPGNSIGTVTVNGAFSMAAASTFEVEVDAAGNNDKVVVHGTVNLTGATLKVLAAGGNYKDSTDYTIIANDGTDSVKGTFGSVFTNLAFLIPTVDYTGGTGNDVVLNLERNATLFQDVAKTKNQKAVAGALDQFPTDNPLFLAVLNQTASGARQAFDALSGEIHATVAGTLVDDSRYAREAVLGRMMQAGHQGGALGSGGPQVASRGATYDASAMRLGSKFIGEEMAAEPATQPLAFWTQGYGAWGTFDGDGNAATTDRNLGGFLSGMDASVGGSWRVGVATGASFSDVSVDQRYSGANTTTYHLGGYVNGAVSGFALRGGGLWAWSDIETSRAVVFPGFFERQKADYDADTGQLFGEIAYPTQIGGVELEPFAGLAYVSVETSGFKEKGGPQASLSTTGVNQDVGYTTVGLRAAHTMTWGAMQVTPHVEAAWLHAFDDITPGASLAFATTGIGFSIDGVPLAEDSALLDAGVDFALSDRLSAGVSYQGQYADSLEDNAVKGRLTWLFN, encoded by the coding sequence ATGGGGCAGTTGAGCGGGACCTCGCGGCGGCGCCGGTTGCTGCTGTCGTCGGCGGCCCTGATGGGCACGCTGACCGGCTATGCCCGGGACACTTACGCCGCCACCAACTGCACCTATGCGGGACTGGTGGGCAACACGGCGCTGTACACGTGCTCCGGGGCTCACAACGCGCCCGAGACGATCACGCACAACAACACGACAAGCCTCGCGGTCAGCGTCCCCGAAGGTGACTACTTCAGAAACGGCACGCCGGGGTCTCTTGTGAGTCCCAATGCTCTGGTCATCACGGGCTACGGGGCCGTGTCGTTCATCGATCCCAACGCGGCCTCTTACCTCTATGCGGAGAGGGACGGCTTAAGAATCACCTCCAGCGGCGACACGGTCGGCGCGACCCCCGGCAGCGTCTACGTCAACACGGCCGCGACGATCTACTCCAGGATCAGAGAAGGCCTCGAAGCCCGGAACCACGGATCGGGGTCCATCGAAGTCAAGGCGAGCGGCAACGTCACCGGTTACGACAGCGGGATCGTCGTCAGGGACTACGGCAACAGCACGGCTTCGATCACGGCGACGGGCGTTGTCACCAGCACCAACGGGTTCGGCGTCAGAGGCTATACCGGCGCGAACAACACGGGGCTGACCATCAACGCCGCCGAGGTCATGGGCGACCTGAGAGGCATCGACGCGAGCCATAACGGTGGCGGCATGCTGCAAATCACGGCGACGGGCGCCGTTACCGGAACCGATGAGTTTGGCATCCATGGCTATAGCGGTGCGGACAGCACGGGTCAGACCATTACGGCGCACAAGACCGTCACGGGATATCGCGCGGGTATCCAGGGAACTCACGAAGGATCCGGCGTTCTCTCCATCACGGCGACAGGCGATATGATCGCGACGGGCAACGGCTTTGCTTACCAAGGCATTGCCGCCTATACCGGTCTCGCCAGCTCCGGCCTCACCGTCAATGCCGTCAACGCCGAAGGGGCGGAAGGCATCCGCGCCTACCATGCCGGCACCGGCAGCATCGAGGTCACCGCGACGGGAACCGTCACGGGACGCGGGTCACTCGGAATTCTCGCGGCTGCACTGGACAACCAGGCGGGCGCGATGACCATCAACGCGAACGAGGTCACGGGCGCGTTGGTTGGCATCCATGCCGACCACTATTATGGGAGTGGCGCTCTCACGGTCACCGCGACGGGCGCGGTCACAGGTAACATTCTCCACGGGATCATCGCGGCCGGAGGGCGCAACACCGAGGGCGTGACCGTCAATGCGGCCGCGGTCACGGGCGGCGACGAAGCCATCCAGGCGGAGCTCCAGGGGTCTGGCGCTCTTTCGGTTACAACGACGGGCGCCGTCGACGGTGTCAGCTACGGCGTCCACACAACGAACGAAGGCACTGGCGCGACCGAGATCACCACCAAGGCCGCCGTCACCGCCACGAATGGCGAAGGCATCTTCGCCTTCGGCGACTCGAACACCACGAGCATGACGATCCATGCGGGTGCGGTCACGGGCAGCAACAAGGGCATCAACGCCGACCATATTGGTCGGGGCGCGCTAGAAATCATCGCGACGGGAGCCGTCACCGGCACGAACGAGTTCGGTATCAAGGCCTATAGCGCTCAGGGCACGGGGCTAACGATCAGGGCGGACAACAACGTCACGGGCCATCGGGCTATCTACGCAATGCACCGAGGCTCCGGCGCTCTAACCATCACGACAAGGGGCGATGCCACCGGCACCGTTCTCCAAGGCATCTTCGCCTATACCAGTTACGACAGCTCCAGCCTGACTATCAATGCCGTCAATGCCAAAGGGTCCGAGGGCATTCAAGCCGATCATGCGGGGTCCGGCCCGCTTTCGATCGTGACGCATGGCGCGGTTGTGGGGGATTCCTTGGGCGTCCACGCCCTTAACTTTGGCAGCGGCGTGACCAACATCACGGTCAATGCTGGCAGCTCGGTGACCAGCAAGGGCCCAGGCGGAAACGACTTCTCCATCGAAAGCTCCCTTGCGCCAACAAACCTGACCGTGGCGGGCGCGTTGAATGGCGGGGGCGGCGGCGCGGTGCTTTTCGATCAAGGCCAGGCGCTCGACGACCGGGTCGAGTTGCATCCCACGGCGCAGATTACCGGCAATGTCTTCGCCGGGCCCGGCATCGACACACTGGCTTTTGGCGGCTCGGGCAATGGGGCGTTCAACCTGTCCAAGATCGATACGGGCGCGGCCACGAAGCAGTTCCAGAGCTTCGAGACGTTCCGTTTGGAAAGCGGCGCCTGGAGCTTCAACGGGACGACGACGGCCGCATTCACGCAAACGGGCGGCACCTTGGGCGGCAACCCCACGTTCGGCGGGTTGAACGTGCTTGGCGGCACGCTGGCGCCCGGCAACTCCATCGGCACCGTGACCGTCAACGGCGCGTTCTCCATGGCGGCGGCGTCGACGTTTGAGGTTGAAGTGGATGCTGCAGGCAACAACGACAAAGTCGTCGTGCATGGCACGGTGAACCTCACCGGCGCGACGCTCAAAGTGCTGGCCGCGGGCGGCAACTACAAGGACAGTACCGACTACACGATCATCGCCAATGACGGCACGGATTCCGTCAAAGGCACGTTCGGGAGCGTCTTCACCAATCTCGCGTTCTTGATCCCGACCGTCGACTATACGGGCGGCACGGGCAACGACGTGGTGCTCAACCTGGAGCGCAACGCCACGCTGTTCCAGGACGTCGCCAAGACCAAGAACCAAAAGGCCGTGGCTGGGGCACTGGATCAGTTCCCCACTGACAATCCGTTGTTCCTGGCCGTGCTGAACCAAACGGCTTCGGGTGCGCGCCAGGCGTTCGATGCGCTGTCCGGCGAGATCCACGCGACCGTGGCGGGGACTCTCGTGGACGATAGCCGCTACGCGCGCGAGGCGGTGCTCGGCCGCATGATGCAGGCGGGCCATCAAGGCGGCGCGCTCGGGTCCGGCGGGCCGCAGGTCGCAAGTCGCGGTGCGACTTACGATGCGAGTGCCATGCGGCTCGGCAGCAAGTTCATCGGCGAAGAGATGGCGGCCGAACCTGCGACGCAACCGCTCGCCTTCTGGACCCAAGGCTACGGCGCCTGGGGCACGTTCGACGGCGACGGCAATGCCGCCACGACGGATCGCAATCTCGGCGGTTTCCTCTCCGGCATGGATGCGAGCGTTGGCGGCTCCTGGCGCGTGGGTGTCGCCACCGGCGCGTCGTTCTCCGACGTCAGTGTCGACCAACGCTATAGCGGCGCCAACACCACGACCTATCATCTCGGCGGCTACGTCAACGGCGCGGTGTCGGGCTTTGCCTTACGCGGTGGCGGGCTCTGGGCCTGGAGCGACATCGAGACCTCGCGCGCCGTCGTGTTCCCCGGCTTCTTCGAGCGGCAGAAGGCCGACTACGACGCCGACACGGGCCAGCTCTTCGGCGAGATCGCGTATCCGACCCAAATTGGCGGTGTCGAACTCGAACCGTTCGCGGGGCTCGCCTACGTGTCCGTCGAGACCAGCGGCTTCAAGGAAAAGGGCGGCCCGCAAGCGAGCTTAAGCACGACCGGCGTCAACCAGGACGTGGGCTACACGACGGTCGGCCTGCGCGCAGCCCATACGATGACGTGGGGCGCCATGCAGGTGACGCCCCATGTCGAGGCGGCCTGGCTCCATGCCTTCGACGACATCACGCCCGGCGCGTCACTGGCCTTTGCCACGACCGGCATCGGCTTTTCCATCGACGGCGTGCCGCTGGCTGAAGACTCCGCGCTCTTGGATGCAGGCGTCGACTTTGCCTTGAGCGATCGCCTCTCAGCCGGCGTCTCCTACCAAGGCCAATACGCGGACAGCCTCGAAGACAACGCCGTCAAAGGCCGCCTCACCTGGTTGTTCAACTAG
- a CDS encoding site-specific DNA-methyltransferase has translation MAMGDTGKQLLPRNKIIVGDCIEEVEKLPAESIDLVFADPPYNLQLANELYRPNNSRVDGVDDDWDKFSSFESYDRFTRDWLAACRRVLKPTGSLWVIGSYHNIFRVGTALQDLGYWVLNDVIWRKTNPMPNFRGRRFTNAHETMIWASTGQKARYTFNYESMKALNEDLQMRSDWLLPICSGAERLKQDGRKTHPTQKPEALLQRVILAASHPGDVILDPFMGSGTTAVAAKRLGRSFVGIEREKTYAKAARDRLKSVETLDPASLQVAKGKRAETRVPFGAIVELGLLSPGTALYDPAARHEAKVRADGSIACRGAQGSIHKIGAHVQGAMACNGWTFWHYEAGGSLKPIDDLRAEARQKLAS, from the coding sequence ATGGCTATGGGGGATACGGGGAAGCAGCTGCTTCCGCGCAACAAGATCATTGTGGGTGATTGCATCGAGGAGGTCGAGAAGCTTCCCGCCGAGAGCATCGATCTCGTCTTTGCCGATCCGCCATACAATCTTCAGCTCGCGAACGAGCTCTACCGCCCGAACAACAGCCGCGTCGACGGCGTCGATGACGACTGGGACAAGTTCTCCAGCTTCGAGTCCTATGACCGCTTTACCCGCGATTGGCTGGCCGCGTGCCGCCGCGTGCTGAAGCCGACGGGCAGCCTCTGGGTGATCGGCAGCTATCACAACATCTTCCGCGTCGGGACCGCACTTCAGGACCTCGGCTACTGGGTGCTGAACGACGTGATCTGGCGCAAGACAAACCCGATGCCGAACTTTCGCGGCCGGCGGTTCACCAACGCGCACGAGACGATGATCTGGGCCTCCACGGGGCAGAAGGCGCGCTACACGTTCAACTACGAATCCATGAAGGCGCTGAACGAGGACCTGCAGATGCGGTCCGACTGGCTGCTGCCGATCTGCTCGGGCGCCGAGCGCTTGAAACAGGATGGGCGCAAGACCCATCCGACGCAAAAGCCGGAAGCGCTGCTGCAACGGGTGATCCTGGCAGCGAGCCATCCGGGCGATGTGATCCTCGACCCGTTCATGGGCTCGGGTACGACGGCCGTCGCCGCCAAGCGCCTGGGTCGCTCCTTTGTCGGCATCGAACGCGAGAAGACTTATGCCAAAGCGGCGCGCGACCGTCTCAAGTCCGTCGAGACGCTCGATCCTGCTTCGTTGCAGGTCGCCAAAGGCAAGCGGGCCGAGACCCGCGTCCCGTTCGGAGCGATTGTCGAGCTCGGCCTATTGTCGCCGGGAACCGCCCTGTACGACCCGGCGGCGCGCCACGAGGCCAAGGTGCGTGCGGACGGATCCATTGCCTGCCGCGGCGCGCAAGGATCCATTCACAAGATCGGCGCCCATGTGCAAGGAGCGATGGCCTGCAACGGCTGGACTTTCTGGCACTACGAGGCCGGCGGCTCGCTCAAGCCGATCGACGATTTGCGCGCCGAGGCGCGCCAGAAGCTGGCTTCCTAG
- a CDS encoding PA0069 family radical SAM protein, translating to MSVAIRKPSREESLPHEAGGIAYARRHGRGAQTNRSGRFEARTYEPVDDGWESLGDLEALRTEVQEVPARRIITKNDSPDIGFDRSINPYRGCEHGCVYCFARPTHAFLGMSPGLDFETKLFAKTNAAQALERELAAPGYEPRMIAIGSNTDPYQPVERRYRIMRRILEVLSETNHPVGIVTKSALVLRDLDILQSMAERGLVKVALSVTTLDRQLARTMEPRASTPDKRLEAVETLSNAGIPTSVMVAPVVPGLTDAEIERILERASAAGAREAGYILLRLPLEIGDLFVEWLRANCPDRADRVLSLMRQTRGGKLYDSEWHSRMEGDGPYAWMIGRRFQMAAERLGLDKRHKLRTDLFTPPTLPGQQLSLL from the coding sequence ATGAGTGTCGCTATCCGCAAGCCTAGCCGCGAGGAAAGCCTGCCCCATGAGGCTGGCGGGATCGCCTATGCGCGCCGTCACGGGCGGGGCGCGCAGACCAACCGGTCAGGACGTTTCGAGGCCAGGACCTACGAACCCGTGGACGATGGCTGGGAGTCCCTCGGCGATCTCGAGGCGTTGCGGACCGAGGTGCAGGAAGTCCCGGCCCGGCGCATCATTACCAAGAACGACTCGCCGGATATCGGCTTCGACCGCTCAATCAACCCCTATCGGGGTTGCGAGCATGGCTGCGTCTACTGTTTCGCACGCCCGACGCATGCTTTTTTGGGCATGTCTCCTGGCCTCGACTTCGAGACCAAGCTCTTCGCCAAGACCAACGCCGCGCAGGCTCTGGAGCGGGAACTCGCCGCCCCTGGATATGAGCCCCGCATGATCGCCATCGGGTCAAATACCGACCCGTATCAGCCCGTCGAGCGGCGCTACCGCATCATGCGGCGTATTCTGGAAGTGCTGAGTGAGACCAACCACCCGGTGGGTATCGTCACCAAGTCGGCGCTCGTCCTGCGCGACCTCGACATCCTTCAATCCATGGCGGAACGCGGCCTCGTGAAGGTGGCGCTTTCGGTCACCACGCTGGACAGGCAGCTGGCGCGGACGATGGAGCCGCGCGCGAGCACGCCGGACAAGCGCCTGGAGGCCGTGGAGACGCTCTCGAATGCCGGCATTCCCACCTCCGTGATGGTCGCCCCAGTCGTGCCGGGGCTTACCGATGCGGAGATCGAACGTATCCTGGAGCGCGCGTCCGCTGCCGGGGCCCGGGAGGCCGGCTATATCCTGCTTCGGCTGCCGCTCGAGATCGGCGATCTCTTCGTCGAATGGCTGCGGGCCAACTGCCCCGACCGCGCCGACCGCGTGCTGTCCCTGATGCGGCAGACCCGGGGTGGGAAGCTCTACGATTCGGAGTGGCACAGCCGCATGGAGGGCGACGGACCGTATGCCTGGATGATCGGCCGGCGGTTTCAGATGGCCGCCGAACGGCTCGGCCTCGACAAGCGCCATAAATTGCGCACCGACCTGTTCACGCCCCCAACCCTACCCGGCCAGCAGCTCAGCCTGCTCTGA
- a CDS encoding class I SAM-dependent methyltransferase produces MATLLLSEHAPAGAHVLVVGAGGGLELKSMATLRPDWRFTGVDPSRAMLDLARLAVVPFADRVNLVEGTVEGAPAGPFDGATCLLTLHFLDRSERLRTLREIRCRLKPDAGLVVAHHAPPGTDIEHWMARSAAFGDRDDCDWARARATGQTIAERLPLVDPAGEEELLREAGFSDVALFYAAFSFRGWVATA; encoded by the coding sequence ATGGCGACTCTGCTTCTTTCGGAACATGCGCCGGCCGGAGCCCATGTGCTTGTCGTTGGCGCTGGCGGCGGGTTGGAGCTCAAGTCGATGGCTACGTTACGGCCGGATTGGCGCTTTACCGGCGTCGACCCATCGCGCGCCATGTTGGACCTCGCGCGGCTCGCTGTCGTACCCTTTGCCGATCGCGTCAACCTCGTGGAGGGCACCGTCGAAGGAGCACCGGCCGGTCCGTTCGACGGTGCAACGTGCCTCCTGACGCTCCACTTTCTTGACCGCAGCGAGAGACTGAGGACGTTGCGGGAAATTCGGTGCCGTCTGAAACCGGACGCAGGCCTCGTTGTCGCCCATCACGCACCGCCCGGGACTGACATCGAGCATTGGATGGCGCGTTCGGCCGCCTTCGGCGATCGCGATGACTGCGATTGGGCGCGGGCAAGAGCCACGGGCCAAACGATAGCCGAACGCCTGCCGCTGGTCGACCCGGCCGGAGAAGAAGAACTGCTGCGTGAGGCTGGATTCTCCGATGTCGCATTGTTCTATGCCGCCTTCTCCTTTCGCGGTTGGGTGGCGACTGCCTGA
- a CDS encoding TIGR04283 family arsenosugar biosynthesis glycosyltransferase, giving the protein MISVIIPTLNAERVLVPTLSALVPAVVEGIVQEAIIADGGSTDDTYVVADAAGVHLVQAPRGRGTQMEAGAAAAKGNWLLFLHADTVLDPGWVNEVTNFIERIEMGRRKPAAAYFRFALDDEGFMPRLIEMMVGLRCMLLSLPYGDQGLLISRTHYQRLGGFRPLPLMEDVDLVRRLKRRELYGLRTRAVTSAKRYQEDGYLMRSCRNFGLMLLYLLRVPPRVLARLYE; this is encoded by the coding sequence ATGATTTCGGTCATTATCCCAACTCTCAATGCTGAACGTGTCCTGGTGCCGACCTTGTCGGCGCTGGTCCCGGCCGTGGTCGAAGGGATCGTGCAAGAAGCCATCATCGCTGATGGTGGTTCGACCGACGACACCTATGTGGTTGCGGATGCTGCCGGCGTCCACTTGGTGCAAGCGCCGCGGGGCCGAGGCACGCAGATGGAAGCGGGCGCCGCGGCGGCAAAGGGGAACTGGCTGCTGTTCCTGCATGCTGACACCGTGCTTGATCCGGGCTGGGTCAACGAGGTCACGAACTTCATCGAGCGCATCGAGATGGGACGGCGCAAGCCTGCGGCCGCCTATTTCCGCTTTGCGCTCGACGATGAAGGTTTCATGCCGCGGCTCATCGAAATGATGGTGGGCCTGCGCTGCATGCTGCTCTCGCTGCCCTATGGCGACCAGGGCCTCCTCATCTCGCGGACACACTATCAGCGGCTCGGGGGCTTTCGTCCGCTGCCGCTGATGGAGGACGTGGATCTTGTGCGCCGGCTAAAGCGCCGCGAACTGTATGGGTTGAGGACGCGTGCCGTCACCAGCGCCAAGCGCTATCAGGAAGACGGCTATCTGATGCGCAGCTGCCGCAACTTCGGGCTGATGCTGCTCTATCTCCTGCGCGTTCCGCCGCGGGTTCTAGCCCGGCTCTACGAGTAG